In a genomic window of Halobiforma lacisalsi AJ5:
- a CDS encoding PAS domain-containing protein, whose product MCHGSTPHLAIGPGSRLRNDRSARSARPGRFGRDWWWLAATVALAAVAVVGGLESTPAVDLHRFVAIGPALPFPALPAVLGLAAGGSDRFGPLERLTDDVRTVSDALEDAESVADAERRFPAVDAELERDDELGELSAAVDDLAAVLDERVEQLAANERSGEALDRIASDADLEPEETIRRLLEVGRERLGVEAGFVVRRDPDRGRYEVLIAEGSEVVPEGAHAPIEREHGGEPGDCTGGTVEFTDGTGAELEVTDGAHPICGAWDDRGVEWAAGGRIDVDGEPYGTVCFVDREPREAPFTGIERTFVDRVRRRLSHVLERREYVRELRLKTRTLEYAPIGVTITDPDEPDNPIVYANEEFERLTGYSPAEYLGRNCRFLQGEETDPERIGELREAVEAAEQTTVELRNYRADGTPFWNRVTVTPLEDEDGAVTHFVGFQEDVTERKRRDRELREREQELSTLMDNVPGMVYRCRNEPDWPFEFVSGGAEEITGYEPAELVEGDVNWGRDVLVENRDDLWDDVQRALENREPYRVTYRIETADGERRWLSEQGRGVFDEDGQLAHLEGAIVDITEQVENERALERTRGLLEQAQRIAGVGGWELDVREDEHEVTWTEETARIHGLPPGTVADLERGFEGLLDYYHPEDRPQLEDAIERAIEDGEPYDLELRLIRADGEQRWVRTIGEPIADCDRGTAARSRSDDHDGGVVKGDVDAVRGSIQDITAQKEREHDLERTRAFLERIQKLADIGGWELDMRTDPRTPTWTDELFRLHGMPREDEPDLWEAIDQYHPDDRPKVREALESAIESETIYDLEARLQPEPGEIRWVRGFGAPIFEDGELVKYQGALQDITDRKERELALESLHEVARGLLGTETVEDVAELVVEATDDLLDASGVALYGLDPDVNRLVPIAHTEAYGRLSSDDPSAAVGNGDSVLWNAFVTGAQTVVDDAAAFDRSEAFETGVETAVVVPIGDHGVFAVASDGEPIDVEARRLIETLGATTEAALDRLESEANLRERDAELEARNRRLRRQITINETIRRINQSLIGATSRAEIERTVPEQLVAVEEVAFAWIGRPGPDGESLEPRGWAGDGEEYLDLVSLDAAGAGDGDGDGSIPPAVRTASSEGTTVVENVVEDLQRESWRKRALEAGFQSVIGVPLAVEDYSYGVLTVYATEPDAFTDLERTVFAELGEAIANAITATKTREALHAETVVELTLEMTDATDVLSRIASLTDARVEYEGLGTHSDSGEEALLFFETRGADPDAVAAVLEDLVSVSEYRLLSTGGDDGDGNGDEDGGEDRDESDPDANRCRFEALVTGPVIASRLVRHGGSPRSILADGDETVVTVDVPAGTDVREFVETLADHTGDAELRRRRHVERALQTRRELVTSLFDALTDRQLEVLRTAYFAGFFEWPRESTGQEVAEALGVSQPTVNRHLRIGQQRLLRQLFEDGTVAVGE is encoded by the coding sequence ATGTGCCACGGTTCGACCCCGCACCTCGCGATCGGTCCCGGATCGCGGCTCCGTAACGACCGATCCGCGCGATCCGCGAGACCCGGTCGGTTCGGCCGGGACTGGTGGTGGCTCGCGGCGACTGTCGCCCTCGCGGCGGTCGCGGTCGTCGGGGGCCTCGAGTCGACGCCGGCCGTCGACCTCCACCGGTTCGTCGCGATCGGTCCGGCCCTCCCGTTTCCAGCGCTCCCGGCGGTGCTCGGGCTCGCCGCCGGCGGCAGCGATCGATTCGGCCCCCTCGAGCGCCTCACTGACGACGTCAGAACGGTCTCCGACGCGCTCGAGGACGCCGAGAGCGTCGCGGACGCGGAGCGGCGGTTTCCGGCGGTCGACGCCGAACTCGAGCGGGACGACGAACTCGGCGAGCTGTCGGCGGCGGTCGACGACCTCGCGGCCGTCCTCGACGAACGGGTCGAGCAACTGGCCGCGAACGAACGCTCCGGGGAGGCGCTCGACCGGATCGCGTCCGATGCCGACCTCGAGCCCGAAGAGACGATCCGGCGGCTCCTCGAGGTCGGTCGCGAACGGCTGGGCGTCGAGGCAGGGTTCGTCGTGCGACGGGATCCCGACCGGGGCCGCTACGAGGTGCTGATCGCGGAGGGGAGCGAGGTCGTTCCCGAGGGCGCACACGCGCCGATCGAACGGGAACACGGCGGCGAACCCGGCGACTGCACCGGCGGGACCGTCGAATTCACCGACGGTACCGGGGCCGAACTCGAGGTCACCGACGGGGCCCACCCTATCTGCGGAGCCTGGGACGACCGAGGAGTAGAGTGGGCGGCCGGCGGGCGGATCGACGTCGACGGGGAACCCTACGGGACGGTCTGTTTCGTCGATCGCGAGCCACGCGAAGCGCCGTTTACCGGGATCGAACGAACGTTCGTCGACCGCGTTCGGCGGCGGTTGAGCCACGTCCTCGAGCGCCGGGAGTACGTGCGAGAGCTTCGGCTCAAGACCCGGACGCTCGAGTACGCCCCGATCGGTGTCACGATCACGGACCCCGACGAGCCGGACAATCCCATCGTCTACGCCAACGAGGAGTTCGAGCGGCTAACGGGGTACTCGCCGGCGGAGTACCTCGGGCGAAACTGCCGGTTCCTCCAGGGTGAGGAGACCGATCCCGAGCGGATCGGCGAACTACGCGAGGCCGTCGAGGCCGCGGAGCAGACGACCGTCGAACTTCGCAACTATCGGGCGGACGGGACGCCGTTCTGGAACCGGGTGACGGTCACCCCGCTCGAGGACGAGGACGGGGCTGTCACCCACTTCGTCGGGTTCCAGGAGGACGTCACCGAGCGCAAGCGCCGCGACCGCGAGCTTCGCGAGCGGGAGCAGGAACTGTCGACGCTGATGGACAACGTCCCCGGGATGGTCTATCGGTGTCGAAACGAGCCCGACTGGCCGTTCGAGTTCGTCAGCGGTGGTGCCGAGGAGATCACCGGCTACGAGCCCGCGGAACTGGTCGAAGGCGACGTCAACTGGGGACGGGACGTCCTGGTCGAGAACCGGGACGATCTCTGGGACGACGTCCAGCGTGCGCTCGAGAACCGGGAACCGTACCGGGTGACGTACCGGATCGAGACCGCGGACGGCGAGCGCCGGTGGCTGAGCGAACAGGGGCGGGGCGTGTTCGACGAGGACGGCCAACTCGCCCACCTCGAGGGCGCGATCGTCGACATCACCGAGCAGGTCGAGAACGAACGGGCGCTCGAGCGGACCCGCGGACTGCTCGAGCAGGCCCAGCGGATCGCTGGCGTGGGCGGCTGGGAACTCGACGTTCGGGAGGACGAACACGAGGTGACGTGGACCGAGGAGACGGCACGGATCCACGGGCTCCCGCCCGGGACCGTCGCCGACCTCGAGCGCGGGTTCGAGGGCCTGCTCGACTACTACCACCCGGAGGACCGACCGCAACTCGAGGACGCGATCGAACGGGCGATCGAAGACGGCGAGCCGTACGACCTCGAACTGCGGTTGATCCGGGCCGACGGCGAACAGCGATGGGTGCGGACGATCGGGGAGCCGATCGCCGACTGCGATCGTGGAACTGCGGCGCGGAGCCGATCCGACGATCACGACGGGGGCGTCGTGAAGGGAGACGTCGACGCCGTTCGCGGGTCCATCCAGGACATCACCGCCCAGAAGGAACGCGAACACGACTTAGAGCGTACCCGGGCCTTCCTCGAGCGGATCCAGAAGCTGGCCGACATCGGCGGCTGGGAACTCGACATGCGGACCGATCCGCGGACGCCGACCTGGACGGACGAGCTGTTCCGGCTCCACGGCATGCCCCGCGAGGACGAACCCGACCTGTGGGAAGCGATCGACCAGTACCACCCGGACGACCGGCCGAAGGTCCGCGAAGCCCTCGAGTCGGCCATCGAAAGCGAGACGATCTACGACCTCGAGGCGCGGCTACAGCCGGAGCCGGGCGAGATCAGGTGGGTCCGCGGATTCGGCGCGCCGATCTTCGAGGACGGCGAACTCGTCAAGTATCAGGGCGCGCTCCAGGACATCACCGACCGGAAGGAACGGGAACTCGCCCTCGAGTCGCTCCACGAGGTGGCCAGAGGCCTGCTCGGCACGGAGACGGTCGAGGACGTCGCGGAGCTGGTCGTCGAGGCCACCGACGACCTGCTCGACGCGTCGGGGGTCGCCCTCTACGGGCTCGACCCCGACGTCAACCGGCTCGTCCCGATCGCACACACCGAGGCGTATGGCCGGCTCTCGAGCGACGATCCGTCGGCCGCCGTCGGGAACGGCGATTCGGTCCTCTGGAACGCATTCGTCACGGGTGCACAGACCGTCGTCGACGACGCGGCCGCGTTCGACCGCTCCGAGGCCTTCGAGACGGGCGTCGAGACCGCCGTCGTCGTCCCCATCGGCGACCACGGCGTGTTCGCGGTCGCCTCCGACGGAGAGCCGATCGACGTCGAGGCCCGGCGGCTGATCGAGACCCTGGGCGCGACGACCGAAGCCGCGCTCGACCGCCTCGAGAGCGAGGCCAACCTGCGGGAACGCGACGCGGAACTCGAGGCGCGCAACCGTCGGCTGCGACGTCAGATCACGATCAACGAGACCATCAGGCGGATCAACCAGTCGCTGATCGGCGCGACGAGCCGGGCCGAGATCGAACGCACCGTCCCCGAACAACTGGTCGCGGTCGAGGAGGTCGCGTTCGCCTGGATCGGCCGGCCGGGGCCGGACGGCGAGTCCCTCGAACCCCGTGGGTGGGCCGGCGACGGCGAGGAGTACCTCGATCTCGTTTCGCTCGATGCGGCGGGGGCCGGCGACGGGGACGGGGACGGATCGATCCCCCCGGCCGTCAGAACCGCCAGCAGCGAGGGGACGACCGTCGTCGAGAACGTCGTCGAAGACCTCCAGCGCGAATCCTGGCGCAAGCGCGCCCTCGAGGCCGGGTTCCAGTCGGTCATCGGCGTCCCGCTGGCCGTCGAGGACTACTCCTACGGCGTACTGACGGTGTACGCGACCGAGCCGGACGCGTTCACCGACCTCGAGCGGACGGTATTCGCCGAACTCGGCGAGGCCATCGCGAACGCGATCACGGCGACGAAGACCCGCGAGGCGCTGCACGCCGAGACGGTCGTCGAACTCACCCTCGAGATGACGGACGCGACCGACGTCCTCTCCCGGATCGCGTCGCTGACGGACGCGCGGGTCGAGTACGAGGGGCTCGGCACCCACTCTGACTCCGGCGAGGAGGCGCTGCTGTTCTTCGAGACCCGCGGTGCAGACCCCGACGCGGTCGCCGCGGTCCTCGAGGACCTCGTATCGGTGTCGGAGTATCGACTGCTCAGCACCGGAGGTGACGACGGCGACGGGAACGGCGACGAGGACGGTGGTGAAGACCGGGACGAAAGCGACCCCGACGCGAACCGCTGCCGCTTCGAAGCGCTCGTCACCGGCCCCGTCATCGCCTCGCGGCTGGTCCGCCACGGCGGCAGCCCCCGGTCGATCCTGGCCGACGGCGACGAAACGGTCGTCACCGTCGACGTCCCCGCCGGCACCGACGTCCGCGAGTTCGTCGAGACGCTCGCCGACCACACCGGCGACGCCGAACTCCGGCGTCGTCGCCACGTCGAACGCGCGCTCCAGACCCGCCGGGAACTCGTTACCTCGCTGTTCGACGCCTTGACCGATCGCCAGCTCGAGGTACTCCGGACGGCCTACTTCGCGGGGTTCTTCGAGTGGCCCCGGGAGAGTACCGGCCAGGAGGTCGCCGAGGCGCTGGGGGTGAGCCAGCCGACGGTCAACCGCCACCTCCGGATCGGCCAGCAACGCCTGTTACGACAGCTGTTTGAAGACGGTACGGTCGCGGTCGGCGAGTAG
- a CDS encoding PAS domain-containing protein, with the protein MASPSITGTFRDQRVASESLEVLALGTEAFVESIEPLEVHWTRDPDSEDGPGPDPDPDRDREERVRLRTTPSLSAAESIDGVDCLVCQYPLASAEPTAVLERARRLGTLPVLFVTTEPGRSPELRDVASEYRWAAVVVAADPSRLRDRLSHRLPRLVERRRLSALSHRSVSGLELAGDAIAIVAPDGTIEFANRAFTVQLGADRDALVGRPWQDLFAPTAVDRLEETAIPTVEDGWRWSGTATGRRPDGADFEATVRIDGLEDGTLVFAVDALEQGETKE; encoded by the coding sequence ATGGCATCACCGTCGATAACCGGCACGTTCCGCGATCAACGCGTTGCTTCGGAATCCCTCGAGGTGCTCGCCCTCGGTACCGAGGCGTTCGTCGAGTCGATCGAGCCGCTCGAGGTACACTGGACGCGCGATCCAGACTCCGAGGACGGCCCCGGCCCCGACCCCGACCCCGACCGCGACCGCGAGGAGCGAGTCCGACTACGAACCACGCCCTCGCTTTCGGCTGCCGAGTCCATCGACGGCGTCGACTGTCTCGTCTGTCAGTACCCGCTCGCGTCCGCCGAGCCGACGGCCGTCCTCGAGCGAGCGCGCCGTCTCGGGACGCTCCCGGTGCTGTTCGTGACGACGGAGCCGGGTCGGAGCCCCGAGTTACGGGACGTGGCGAGCGAGTACCGGTGGGCGGCCGTCGTCGTCGCAGCCGATCCGAGTCGACTCCGTGACCGCCTGTCCCACCGACTCCCCCGGCTCGTCGAGCGGCGGCGGCTCTCGGCGCTCTCACACCGGTCGGTCTCGGGCCTCGAACTGGCCGGCGACGCGATCGCGATCGTCGCCCCGGACGGGACGATCGAGTTCGCGAACCGCGCGTTTACCGTCCAGCTCGGCGCCGATCGGGACGCGCTCGTCGGCCGTCCGTGGCAGGACCTGTTCGCCCCGACGGCGGTCGACCGCCTCGAGGAGACCGCGATCCCAACCGTCGAGGACGGCTGGCGCTGGAGCGGGACGGCGACCGGACGACGACCTGACGGTGCCGACTTCGAGGCGACGGTTCGTATCGACGGCCTCGAGGACGGCACGCTCGTGTTCGCCGTGGATGCGCTCGAGCAAGGAGAAACGAAAGAATAA
- a CDS encoding amidohydrolase encodes MTTLALTGGRVLRPDATVIRADVLIDRDRGEILEIGPDLGGDAVETLDASDSLVTPGFVNGHCHVAMSLLRGYADDKPLDAWLREDIWPAEGELTAEDVRVGAELGLLEMIKSGTTAFADMYFHVPEIAAAVEEAGLRARLGHGVVTVAKDEEGAHEDMETSLEVAEEYDGAADGRISTAFMPHSLTTVGAEYLEEYVPKARELGVPIHYHANETEDEVTPIVEEEGVRPLAYAAEKGMLEAEDFVAHGVHVDESEIGLLAEAGTGVIHCPASNMKLASGMAPVQRMREAGVTVGLGTDGAASNNDLSMLDEARDAAMLGKLAADDAAAVPAEAVAELLTAGSADALGLESGRLEEGAPADLAVLDLEKAHLTPRHDLVSHLAYAAAAADVRHTICDGQVLMRDREVLTLEESAVRERALEAAEDLAARVNPTE; translated from the coding sequence ATGACCACGCTGGCACTCACCGGCGGACGGGTGCTCCGCCCCGACGCGACGGTGATCCGTGCGGACGTACTGATCGACCGGGACCGCGGCGAGATTCTCGAGATCGGTCCCGACCTCGGGGGCGACGCCGTGGAGACCCTCGACGCCTCGGACTCGCTCGTGACGCCCGGCTTCGTCAACGGCCACTGCCACGTCGCGATGAGCCTGCTCCGGGGCTATGCCGACGACAAACCGCTGGACGCCTGGCTGCGCGAGGACATCTGGCCCGCGGAGGGCGAACTGACCGCCGAAGACGTCCGCGTCGGCGCGGAACTCGGCCTGCTCGAGATGATCAAGTCCGGGACAACGGCCTTCGCGGACATGTACTTCCACGTCCCGGAGATCGCCGCCGCCGTCGAGGAGGCCGGCCTCCGCGCCCGCCTCGGCCACGGCGTCGTCACGGTCGCAAAGGACGAGGAGGGGGCCCACGAGGACATGGAGACGAGCCTCGAGGTCGCCGAGGAGTACGACGGCGCGGCCGACGGCCGGATCTCGACGGCGTTCATGCCCCACTCGCTGACGACCGTCGGCGCGGAGTACCTGGAGGAGTACGTCCCGAAGGCCCGCGAGCTCGGCGTGCCGATCCACTATCACGCCAACGAGACCGAAGACGAGGTGACGCCGATTGTCGAAGAGGAGGGCGTCCGGCCGCTTGCCTACGCCGCCGAAAAGGGAATGCTCGAGGCCGAGGACTTCGTCGCCCACGGCGTCCACGTCGACGAGAGCGAGATCGGCCTGCTCGCCGAGGCCGGCACCGGCGTGATCCACTGTCCGGCCTCGAACATGAAACTGGCAAGCGGGATGGCTCCCGTCCAGCGGATGCGCGAGGCGGGCGTCACCGTCGGACTCGGCACCGACGGCGCGGCTTCGAACAACGATCTCTCGATGCTCGACGAGGCCCGGGACGCGGCCATGCTCGGCAAACTCGCCGCCGACGACGCCGCCGCCGTACCGGCCGAGGCCGTCGCCGAACTGCTGACTGCGGGCAGTGCCGACGCTCTCGGCCTCGAGTCGGGGCGACTCGAGGAGGGTGCGCCGGCCGATCTGGCGGTGCTCGACCTGGAAAAAGCACACCTCACGCCCCGCCACGACCTCGTGAGTCACCTGGCCTACGCCGCGGCCGCGGCCGACGTTCGCCACACGATCTGCGACGGGCAGGTGCTCATGCGCGACCGCGAGGTGCTGACCCTCGAGGAGTCGGCCGTCCGGGAACGTGCGCTCGAGGCGGCAGAGGACCTGGCTGCACGAGTGAACCCAACCGAGTGA
- a CDS encoding HalOD1 output domain-containing protein: protein MVESALDHHNDSPSLRVIDALASTTGTDPLELDPLYEVVDPEALDQLFRDESDAFAAVSFEYEGHSVEVRGDGTISVDGTVHEPV from the coding sequence ATGGTAGAATCCGCTCTGGACCACCACAACGATTCGCCCAGTCTCCGCGTCATCGACGCGCTCGCATCCACGACCGGTACCGACCCGCTCGAACTCGATCCGCTGTACGAGGTAGTCGACCCCGAGGCACTCGACCAGCTATTCCGGGACGAGTCGGACGCGTTCGCCGCCGTCTCCTTCGAGTACGAGGGACATTCGGTCGAAGTTCGGGGGGACGGTACCATCTCGGTCGACGGAACCGTCCATGAGCCGGTGTAA
- a CDS encoding collagen-like triple helix repeat-containing protein: MKRYRLLATALAIVMVLSVLAPAGTVAADSHDDPSLVVSDDGVVTVTANETPVENATVEVELADDADENASYAGTGTYTTDDDGEVELPEPDETVEVNVTASTDDATVSTTAELEGDTVEDLSIDVEQDDDEVEIEVTDGDGDDVENVTIDVSLTDDENASYAGTGEYVAEDGELELTAPNETVDVTITATLEDVSATETVELEGDAVEELSIDVEQDDDEVEVEITDGDGEEVENATVDVALANDDENATYAGTGEYVAEDGELELTAPNETVDVTITATHENVSAAETVELEGDAVEGLSIDVEQGDDEVEIGVTDGGEDVENATVDVALANDDENTSYAGTGEYTTGDDGEVELPAPEEPVEVTITATLENESAETTVTLGGDEEAPDSFGALVSAFVFDQQNETDGGIGQAVSSFVLENNPGNGPDDDERGPPEHAGPNGDDDSERGPPEDVGPDGDDDSERGPPEHAGPNGDDDDEDEEDEEDEEDEEENEVEEEDDEQDEEDDDDDDDDGEDEDDEDDEDQQGPPDHASS, from the coding sequence ATGAAGCGTTATCGACTGCTCGCAACGGCGCTTGCGATCGTCATGGTCCTGTCCGTTCTGGCCCCCGCCGGGACGGTCGCGGCGGACTCGCATGACGATCCCTCCCTCGTGGTATCGGACGACGGTGTGGTCACCGTCACGGCAAACGAAACTCCGGTCGAGAACGCCACCGTCGAGGTGGAACTGGCCGACGACGCGGACGAGAACGCCTCGTACGCGGGCACCGGGACGTATACGACCGACGACGACGGCGAAGTCGAACTTCCCGAGCCCGACGAGACCGTCGAGGTGAACGTCACCGCGTCGACGGACGACGCGACCGTCTCGACGACCGCCGAACTCGAGGGCGATACCGTCGAGGACCTCTCGATCGACGTCGAGCAGGACGACGACGAGGTCGAAATCGAAGTCACCGACGGCGATGGCGATGACGTCGAAAACGTCACCATCGACGTCTCGCTGACCGACGACGAGAACGCCTCCTACGCCGGCACTGGCGAGTACGTCGCCGAGGACGGCGAACTCGAACTCACTGCACCGAACGAGACCGTCGACGTGACGATTACCGCGACCCTCGAGGACGTTTCGGCCACCGAAACCGTCGAACTCGAGGGCGACGCCGTCGAAGAACTCTCGATCGACGTCGAACAGGACGACGACGAGGTCGAAGTAGAGATTACGGATGGCGACGGCGAGGAGGTCGAGAACGCAACCGTCGACGTCGCACTCGCGAACGACGACGAGAACGCCACCTACGCCGGCACTGGCGAGTACGTCGCCGAGGACGGCGAACTCGAACTCACTGCACCGAACGAGACCGTCGACGTGACGATTACCGCAACCCACGAGAACGTCTCCGCCGCCGAGACCGTCGAACTCGAGGGCGACGCGGTCGAGGGCCTCTCGATCGACGTCGAACAGGGTGACGACGAGGTCGAAATCGGAGTCACCGATGGCGGCGAGGACGTCGAGAACGCGACGGTCGACGTCGCGCTCGCGAACGACGACGAGAACACCTCCTACGCCGGGACCGGCGAGTACACGACCGGCGACGACGGCGAGGTCGAACTACCCGCCCCCGAGGAGCCGGTCGAGGTAACGATCACCGCGACGCTCGAGAACGAATCGGCCGAAACGACGGTGACGCTCGGCGGTGACGAAGAAGCGCCCGACAGCTTCGGCGCGCTCGTCTCGGCGTTCGTCTTCGACCAGCAAAACGAGACGGACGGCGGCATCGGCCAGGCGGTCTCGAGTTTCGTCCTCGAGAACAATCCCGGGAACGGGCCCGATGACGACGAACGCGGCCCGCCGGAGCACGCCGGTCCGAACGGTGACGACGACTCCGAACGCGGCCCGCCGGAGGACGTCGGCCCGGACGGTGACGACGATTCCGAACGTGGCCCGCCGGAGCACGCCGGTCCGAACGGTGACGACGACGATGAGGACGAAGAAGACGAGGAAGACGAGGAAGACGAGGAAGAGAACGAGGTCGAAGAGGAAGACGATGAGCAGGACGAAGAAGACGATGATGATGACGATGACGATGGGGAAGACGAAGACGATGAAGACGACGAAGATCAGCAAGGTCCGCCGGACCACGCCAGTTCGTAA
- a CDS encoding stage II sporulation protein M, with product MNGGPNGSRDDAEDDRDGTGDGTGDDSAGRFEFGPEREPVDGSSTDAGTERDSRTDAETVRRADDSRIEVDLPDGHEASEPPESDPGFDPSESGPEPGPGAVRNWSLLAVALAVAAFATAAFTFATHDDPAPVAGVAGLGVAFAALAVLPRFGRPTLLEGLAAGWLEHRRYVRFSIGLFAFGTVVGVVLLLAGVNLLELIAELLEEGLFPELEDGEFQLTATFFIRNNSQPFLLSIVGALSLGLLTAFLMVFNGVIVGNVAAAVGGEIGVGYIVAGIAPHGIFELPALFIAAGVGFRLLYRFGERVFGSRDAFVTKPYLYRTLAFAVFGWLLLVLAAFVEAYVTPELLELLFADQFAGTAEPGPSFP from the coding sequence ATGAACGGCGGCCCCAATGGGAGCCGAGACGACGCGGAGGACGACCGCGACGGGACTGGCGACGGGACCGGCGACGATTCCGCCGGCAGGTTCGAGTTCGGTCCCGAACGCGAACCGGTCGACGGCTCGAGCACCGACGCCGGAACCGAACGCGATTCGAGAACGGACGCCGAGACCGTACGCCGCGCGGACGACTCGCGGATCGAGGTCGACCTTCCCGACGGCCACGAGGCGTCGGAGCCTCCGGAATCGGATCCCGGCTTCGATCCATCGGAGTCCGGACCCGAACCCGGACCGGGTGCCGTCCGGAACTGGTCGCTGCTGGCCGTCGCCCTCGCCGTGGCCGCGTTCGCGACGGCCGCGTTCACGTTCGCCACACACGATGATCCCGCTCCCGTCGCCGGCGTCGCCGGTCTCGGCGTCGCGTTCGCCGCGCTCGCGGTCCTCCCCCGGTTCGGACGACCCACGCTCCTCGAGGGACTGGCCGCGGGCTGGCTCGAGCACCGGCGGTACGTCCGGTTCTCGATCGGCCTCTTCGCGTTCGGGACGGTCGTCGGCGTGGTCCTCCTGCTGGCCGGGGTCAACCTGCTCGAACTCATCGCCGAGTTGCTCGAGGAGGGCCTGTTCCCCGAACTCGAGGACGGGGAGTTTCAGCTCACCGCCACTTTCTTCATCCGGAACAACTCCCAGCCGTTCCTGCTGTCGATCGTCGGCGCGCTGTCGCTGGGTCTCCTGACGGCTTTTCTGATGGTCTTCAACGGGGTCATCGTCGGCAACGTCGCCGCGGCCGTCGGCGGGGAGATCGGCGTCGGCTACATCGTCGCCGGGATCGCGCCCCACGGGATCTTCGAACTGCCCGCGCTGTTCATCGCGGCCGGCGTCGGGTTCCGCCTGCTCTACCGGTTCGGCGAGCGGGTATTCGGCTCCCGGGACGCGTTCGTCACGAAACCGTACCTCTACCGGACCCTTGCCTTCGCCGTGTTCGGCTGGCTCCTGCTGGTACTCGCCGCGTTCGTCGAAGCTTACGTCACGCCCGAACTGCTCGAGTTGCTGTTCGCCGATCAGTTCGCCGGGACGGCAGAGCCGGGTCCGTCGTTCCCCTGA
- a CDS encoding adenosylhomocysteinase, translating into MTESEADRGSSYPPISEQLDDLESAREEGRRKMDWAAQHMPILESVREEFVDDQPFEGERIGMAMHVEAKTAMLVETLAEGGAEVAVTGCNPLSTHDDVSAALDAHENITSYAKRGVDDEEYYAAIEAVIAHEPTITVDDGMDLVAAIHEDYPELIDGIVGGAEETTTGVHRLRAMDDDGALEYPVFAVNDTPMKRLFDNVHGTGESSLASIAMTTNLSWAGKNVVVAGYGYCGKGVAKKAAGQNANVIVTEVEPRRALEAHMEGYEVMPMDEAAEVGDVFLTTTGNRDVIVEEHFEKMQDGVLLANAGHFDIEIDLDALDDLAVDRYEARDGVEAYEMADGRRLNVIAEGRLVNLAAPISLGHPVEVMDQSFGVQAVCVREMLENGDEYDAGVHEVPDELDREIAEIKLEAEGVEYDSLTDTQREYMDSWDHGT; encoded by the coding sequence ATGACCGAGAGCGAGGCCGACCGCGGGAGTTCCTACCCGCCGATCAGCGAACAGCTAGACGACCTCGAGTCCGCCCGCGAGGAGGGCCGACGCAAGATGGACTGGGCCGCCCAGCACATGCCCATCCTCGAGTCCGTCCGCGAAGAGTTCGTCGACGACCAGCCGTTCGAGGGCGAGCGTATCGGGATGGCGATGCACGTCGAGGCGAAGACGGCGATGCTCGTCGAGACGCTCGCGGAGGGCGGTGCCGAGGTCGCCGTAACGGGTTGCAACCCGCTCTCGACCCACGACGACGTCTCCGCGGCGCTCGACGCCCACGAGAACATCACCAGCTACGCGAAACGCGGCGTCGACGACGAGGAGTACTACGCCGCGATCGAGGCCGTCATCGCCCACGAGCCGACGATCACGGTCGACGACGGGATGGACCTCGTCGCCGCGATCCACGAGGACTACCCCGAACTGATCGACGGCATCGTCGGCGGCGCGGAGGAGACCACCACCGGCGTCCACCGCCTGCGCGCGATGGACGACGACGGCGCCCTCGAGTACCCCGTCTTCGCCGTCAACGACACGCCGATGAAGCGGCTGTTCGACAACGTCCACGGCACCGGCGAGTCCTCGCTGGCCTCCATCGCGATGACGACGAACCTCTCGTGGGCCGGGAAGAACGTCGTCGTCGCCGGCTACGGCTACTGCGGCAAGGGCGTCGCGAAGAAGGCCGCCGGCCAGAACGCCAACGTCATCGTCACCGAGGTCGAACCCCGCCGCGCCCTCGAGGCCCACATGGAGGGCTACGAGGTCATGCCGATGGACGAGGCCGCCGAAGTCGGCGACGTCTTCCTGACGACGACGGGCAACCGCGACGTCATCGTCGAGGAGCACTTCGAGAAGATGCAGGACGGAGTCCTGCTGGCGAACGCGGGCCACTTCGACATCGAGATCGACCTCGATGCGCTCGACGACCTCGCGGTCGACCGCTACGAGGCCCGCGACGGTGTCGAAGCCTACGAGATGGCCGACGGCCGCCGGCTGAACGTCATCGCCGAGGGCCGACTCGTGAACCTCGCCGCGCCGATCTCGCTCGGCCACCCCGTCGAGGTCATGGACCAGAGCTTCGGCGTGCAGGCCGTCTGTGTGCGGGAGATGCTCGAGAACGGCGACGAGTACGATGCGGGCGTCCACGAGGTACCCGACGAACTCGACCGCGAGATCGCGGAGATCAAACTCGAGGCCGAGGGCGTCGAGTACGACTCCCTGACGGACACCCAGCGCGAGTACATGGACTCCTGGGATCACGGGACGTAA